In one window of Halomarina pelagica DNA:
- a CDS encoding NAD(P)-dependent glycerol-1-phosphate dehydrogenase, translated as MFDKRAWIRLPRNVVVGHGVLDETAAAVSEVHLGGTPLIVTSPTPRRIAGERVAEQFESSVTVTVETASFAAVERVIEAARAEEVDFLVGVGGGKAIDIAKMASDTLAMGFVSVPTAASHDGIVSGRGSVPEGDTRHSVAAEPPLAVVADTAIIADAPWRLTTAGCADIISNYTAVRDWELAHRLKNVEYSEYAGALSQMTAEMLVGNADSIKPGLEESAWIVVKALVSSGVAMSIAGSSRPASGAEHLISHQLDRIAPGAALHGHQVGVASVVTEYLHSGSAGRWRNVRDALAGIGAPTTADELGITAEDFVEAMTTAHEIRDRYTILGDGVSREAAVEAATVTGVV; from the coding sequence ATGTTCGACAAACGCGCGTGGATACGCCTGCCGCGCAACGTGGTCGTCGGCCACGGCGTCCTCGACGAGACGGCCGCGGCCGTCTCGGAGGTGCACCTCGGCGGGACGCCGCTGATCGTCACCAGCCCGACGCCGCGGCGGATCGCCGGCGAGCGCGTCGCCGAGCAGTTCGAGTCGAGCGTCACCGTCACCGTCGAGACGGCCAGCTTCGCCGCCGTCGAGCGCGTCATCGAGGCCGCCCGCGCCGAGGAGGTCGACTTCCTCGTGGGCGTCGGCGGCGGGAAGGCCATCGACATCGCGAAGATGGCCTCCGACACGCTGGCGATGGGCTTCGTCAGCGTGCCGACGGCGGCGAGCCACGACGGCATCGTCTCCGGCCGGGGGTCGGTCCCCGAGGGCGACACCCGCCACAGCGTCGCCGCGGAGCCGCCGCTCGCCGTCGTCGCGGACACCGCGATCATCGCGGACGCGCCCTGGCGGCTCACCACGGCGGGCTGCGCCGACATCATCTCCAACTACACGGCGGTCCGCGACTGGGAACTCGCCCACAGGCTGAAGAACGTCGAGTACTCGGAGTACGCGGGGGCGCTCTCGCAGATGACCGCGGAGATGCTCGTCGGCAACGCCGACTCCATCAAGCCCGGACTGGAGGAGTCGGCCTGGATCGTTGTGAAGGCGCTCGTCTCCTCCGGCGTCGCCATGTCGATCGCCGGCTCCTCCCGACCAGCGAGCGGCGCGGAGCACCTCATCTCCCATCAACTCGATCGCATCGCGCCCGGCGCGGCGCTGCACGGCCACCAGGTCGGCGTCGCGAGCGTCGTCACCGAGTACCTCCACTCGGGGTCGGCGGGGCGCTGGCGGAACGTCCGCGACGCGCTCGCGGGCATCGGCGCGCCGACCACCGCCGACGAACTGGGGATCACCGCCGAGGACTTCGTCGAGGCGATGACGACCGCCCACGAGATCCGCGACCGCTACACGATCCTCGGCGACGGCGTGAGCCGCGAGGCGGCCGTCGAGGCCGCCACGG
- a CDS encoding NAD-dependent epimerase/dehydratase family protein has protein sequence MDTALVIGGTRFVGRHAVEELLDAGYEVTTFTRGNRENPFAAREGVEHVEGDRANDSALALARERADPDVVIDCVAYHPRDVRAATEVFADCAAYVYVSSGAAYGEEVVPKRESETPLHDCTPEQAADDSMDTYGPRKAEGDRAVVAAADRGVRAMSVRPPVIYGPHDYTERFDYWIDRVLNHDRVIVPYTALRHLAYVGDVASALRAVAESGEAGAAYNVGDHTLPTLPEWVDLIAADADREVEVVRAGPRELSAGGIEPSDFPLYRDYPHVLDTHRLEALGWEATPLAETVAATVSAHPEGAGREEGPDREAEERVLGVLETF, from the coding sequence ATGGACACCGCACTGGTCATCGGCGGGACGCGGTTCGTCGGCCGGCACGCCGTCGAAGAACTCCTCGACGCCGGCTACGAGGTGACGACGTTCACCCGCGGGAACCGCGAGAACCCGTTCGCCGCCCGCGAGGGGGTCGAGCACGTCGAGGGCGACCGGGCGAACGACTCCGCGCTCGCCCTCGCCCGCGAGCGGGCGGACCCCGACGTCGTGATCGACTGCGTCGCCTACCACCCCAGGGACGTGCGCGCCGCGACCGAGGTCTTCGCCGACTGCGCGGCCTACGTCTACGTCTCCTCGGGGGCGGCCTACGGGGAGGAGGTCGTCCCCAAGCGCGAGAGCGAGACGCCGCTGCACGACTGCACGCCCGAGCAGGCGGCGGACGACTCGATGGACACCTACGGCCCCCGGAAGGCCGAGGGCGACCGCGCCGTCGTCGCCGCCGCGGACCGCGGCGTCCGCGCGATGAGCGTCCGCCCGCCGGTGATCTACGGCCCCCACGACTACACCGAGCGCTTCGACTACTGGATCGACCGCGTCCTGAACCACGACCGGGTGATCGTCCCGTACACCGCCCTCAGGCACCTCGCGTACGTCGGCGACGTGGCGAGCGCCCTGCGCGCCGTCGCCGAGTCGGGGGAGGCGGGCGCGGCGTACAACGTCGGCGACCACACGCTCCCGACCCTCCCGGAGTGGGTCGACCTGATCGCGGCGGATGCGGACCGCGAGGTCGAGGTCGTCCGCGCCGGCCCGCGCGAGCTGTCGGCGGGCGGCATCGAACCGAGTGACTTCCCGCTGTACCGCGACTACCCGCACGTCCTCGACACCCACCGGCTGGAGGCACTGGGCTGGGAGGCGACCCCGCTCGCCGAGACGGTCGCGGCGACCGTCTCCGCCCACCCGGAGGGCGCGGGACGCGAGGAGGGACCCGACCGCGAGGCCGAGGAGCGCGTGCTCGGCGTGCTGGAGACGTTCTAG
- a CDS encoding MBL fold metallo-hydrolase: protein MTTRGLSIRLIRHATLLLEVGGTTVLVDPMLSDAGANPPIPNSPNDRRNPLVDLPDADLDLSADALLVTHLHRDHLDDAAKDRLAGDVHVLCQPEDVDELTEAGFTDIHTVDDARVLGDLEVIRTPARHGHGDLAERMGPVSGFVLRAEGGPSVYLAGDTVWYEGVRETLERYDPDVVVVNAGAAQFVEGDPITMTAEDVIAVCEHADAPVVAVHMEAINHCPLSRADLRAAVDEAGVGEQVSVPADGERPDV from the coding sequence ATGACGACGCGGGGCCTCTCGATTCGACTGATCCGGCATGCGACGCTCCTGCTCGAGGTTGGCGGGACGACCGTCCTCGTCGATCCGATGCTGAGCGACGCGGGCGCGAACCCGCCGATTCCGAACTCGCCGAACGACCGGCGCAACCCGCTCGTGGACCTGCCCGACGCGGACCTCGATCTCTCCGCGGACGCCCTCCTGGTGACGCACCTCCACCGCGATCACCTCGACGACGCGGCGAAGGACCGGCTGGCGGGCGACGTCCACGTGCTCTGCCAACCGGAGGACGTGGACGAACTCACCGAGGCGGGCTTCACCGACATCCACACGGTGGACGACGCGCGCGTGCTCGGCGACCTCGAGGTGATCCGGACGCCGGCGCGCCACGGACACGGCGACCTCGCCGAACGGATGGGTCCAGTCTCGGGGTTCGTCCTGCGCGCCGAGGGGGGCCCGAGCGTCTACCTCGCGGGCGACACCGTCTGGTACGAGGGCGTCCGCGAGACCCTGGAGCGGTACGACCCGGACGTCGTGGTCGTGAACGCCGGCGCGGCGCAGTTCGTCGAGGGCGACCCGATCACGATGACCGCCGAGGACGTGATCGCCGTCTGCGAGCACGCAGACGCGCCCGTCGTCGCCGTCCACATGGAGGCGATCAACCACTGCCCCCTCTCGCGCGCCGACCTCCGCGCGGCGGTCGACGAGGCGGGCGTCGGCGAGCAGGTGTCCGTCCCGGCCGACGGGGAGCGCCCCGACGTCTGA